Proteins from one Desulfonema limicola genomic window:
- the ugpA gene encoding sn-glycerol-3-phosphate ABC transporter permease UgpA, with protein MLKKRSYFKSKTLPYILILPQVLVTLTFFYWPAVQGLAQSFMLSDPFGFNNRFVWFDNFTALFKDPLYLKSIGITLIFSASTAALSICSGLFLAAMANRIFKFKAVIRTFLIWPYAVAPAISGILWLFLLHPSFGVAAIAIKNMGIEWNPVLKGNHALIIVILASSWKQVSYNFVFFMAGMQAIPKSLIEAAAMDGAGPFRRFWSITLPLLSPTLFFVTVMNIIFAFFETFGIIHTVTQGGPGGATNILVYKVYQDGFIGLNLGSSAAQSIVLMILIITITVLQFKYVEKKVQYTG; from the coding sequence ATGCTGAAAAAAAGATCCTATTTTAAATCAAAAACCCTGCCTTATATCCTGATCCTTCCACAGGTACTTGTAACCCTGACCTTTTTTTACTGGCCTGCTGTCCAGGGTCTGGCGCAATCCTTTATGCTCAGCGACCCATTTGGTTTTAATAACCGGTTTGTCTGGTTTGATAATTTTACTGCCCTTTTTAAAGACCCTCTTTACCTGAAATCCATTGGCATTACCCTGATTTTCAGTGCATCCACTGCCGCACTTTCCATATGTTCCGGGCTTTTTTTAGCAGCTATGGCAAACCGTATATTTAAATTCAAGGCTGTTATCCGTACCTTTCTTATCTGGCCCTATGCTGTTGCCCCTGCTATTTCAGGTATTTTATGGCTTTTCCTCCTTCATCCTTCTTTTGGGGTAGCAGCTATTGCAATAAAGAATATGGGAATAGAATGGAATCCTGTTTTAAAGGGTAATCATGCCCTTATTATTGTAATTCTTGCCAGTTCATGGAAACAGGTAAGTTATAATTTTGTTTTTTTCATGGCTGGAATGCAGGCCATACCCAAATCACTTATTGAGGCAGCAGCAATGGACGGGGCAGGGCCTTTCAGACGTTTCTGGTCGATTACTCTTCCCCTTTTATCCCCAACCCTGTTTTTTGTAACTGTAATGAATATAATTTTTGCATTTTTTGAAACCTTTGGCATTATTCATACTGTTACCCAGGGGGGACCTGGAGGGGCAACCAATATCCTGGTTTACAAGGTATATCAGGACGGTTTTATCGGGCTGAACCTGGGTTCTTCAGCAGCCCAGTCCATTGTTCTCATGATTCTTATTATAACAATTACTGTACTCCAGTTTAAATATGTGGAAAAAAAGGTTCAATATACAGGATAA
- the ugpB gene encoding sn-glycerol-3-phosphate ABC transporter substrate-binding protein UgpB, producing the protein MTRQNRVTFIAVLLIVFFCAGQVLAAPIEIHWWHAMRGARGEVVDNIVKVFNDSQTEFKVIATCKGEYDEVVNAGIAALRAKKQPHILQAFEVGTQTMMLSGAIYPVYQLMKDKGYNIDWSTYLQPVLSYYMDADGNLMSMPFNSSTPVMYYNVTLFEKAGIPLLSKTDPVTWDEMGEITAKLIKSGVAGGMVTAWQSWTQVENYSAMHNLEFASKSNGYEGLDCELKINNEKQINHIARLKSWMDDKRFFYGGQKYQGPKSEFIAQNAGIYIDSISGIANLKKSIKDFKWDIAPLPVESWMKEPQNSIIGGASLWVFKGYKDKDYEGVAAFMNHLARTDMQILWHKETGYFPITINAYEQLKADGYYEEFPYQEVGVKQLTRRNPTKISRGLRLGYFIQIRNIINEELELVWNGSKTPKQAMDDAAARSNVKLREFEKTYKQ; encoded by the coding sequence ATGACAAGGCAGAACCGGGTTACATTTATTGCAGTTTTACTTATTGTATTCTTTTGTGCAGGTCAGGTGCTTGCTGCACCTATAGAAATTCACTGGTGGCATGCCATGAGAGGTGCGCGGGGTGAGGTTGTTGACAATATTGTAAAGGTTTTTAATGATTCCCAGACAGAATTTAAGGTAATTGCAACATGTAAAGGTGAATATGACGAGGTTGTTAATGCAGGTATTGCTGCCCTGAGGGCAAAAAAACAGCCCCATATCCTCCAGGCTTTTGAAGTAGGAACCCAGACCATGATGCTTTCCGGGGCAATCTATCCTGTATATCAGTTGATGAAGGACAAGGGATATAATATTGACTGGTCAACCTATCTTCAGCCTGTTCTTTCCTATTACATGGATGCAGACGGCAATCTTATGTCCATGCCTTTTAACTCTTCTACCCCTGTTATGTATTATAATGTTACACTTTTTGAAAAAGCCGGTATTCCCCTGCTGTCAAAAACTGATCCTGTTACATGGGATGAAATGGGTGAAATCACTGCAAAACTCATTAAATCAGGGGTTGCCGGGGGTATGGTAACAGCATGGCAGTCATGGACCCAGGTGGAAAATTACAGTGCAATGCACAACCTTGAATTTGCTTCAAAATCAAACGGTTATGAAGGTCTTGATTGTGAACTCAAGATAAATAATGAAAAGCAGATCAACCATATTGCAAGACTTAAATCCTGGATGGATGATAAACGCTTTTTTTACGGGGGGCAGAAATACCAGGGTCCTAAATCCGAGTTTATTGCCCAGAATGCAGGTATTTACATTGACTCTATAAGCGGAATTGCCAACCTGAAAAAATCTATTAAGGATTTTAAATGGGATATAGCTCCTCTTCCTGTTGAATCCTGGATGAAAGAACCCCAGAACAGTATTATCGGCGGTGCTTCATTATGGGTGTTCAAGGGTTATAAAGACAAGGATTATGAAGGTGTGGCCGCTTTTATGAATCATCTTGCAAGAACAGATATGCAGATACTCTGGCACAAGGAAACCGGATATTTCCCTATTACCATAAATGCCTATGAGCAGCTTAAAGCTGACGGTTATTATGAAGAATTTCCCTACCAGGAGGTTGGTGTTAAACAGCTTACCAGGAGAAACCCGACAAAAATATCCCGTGGTCTTCGTCTTGGATATTTTATCCAGATACGCAATATTATAAATGAAGAACTGGAACTGGTATGGAATGGAAGCAAAACACCAAAACAGGCAATGGACGATGCTGCTGCCCGCAGCAATGTAAAACTGCGTGAATTTGAAAAAACATATAAACAATAA
- a CDS encoding AAA-like domain-containing protein — protein sequence MRRFHSYGPVDCEEHFCIQRKELIDRCFKQLIGNPEKGGHYFTIWSPRQCGKTWLMRQVKKEIEKQYPEKFIIGMMSMQGLIMKNDDPDDVFFRHVPKLFRESFSLEPVKPQIWEDWTDLFSIEKGLFAKPVILFIDEFDSLPPSIIDQLVTLFRDMYLKQESFNIHGLALIGVRAVLGVDSLRGSLFNIQRSLHVPNFTREETEDLFNQYQEESGQKIKSEVVKTVYDSTRGQPGLVCWFGELLTETYNPGTDKIINMPVWENVYAAALHKEWNNTVLNLIKKAQGQYADYVLELFTKSDLPFSIRAEWCSYLYLNGIIDSMESGDSSGSRTYVCRFSSPFVQTCLYEAFTMDFAGDRLPILALDPLDTLSDVFEPPGLNIPALLERYKAYLKRLKAKGINPWKDQPRRSDLHYTEYVGHFHLYFWLRQAIEDLCIISPEFPTGNGRVDLHLKCNGKKGIIEVKSFQKQSKLERAKEQAVKYAEKLNISAITLAVFVPVEDEEILQQLSSSRTIKGIKLNVTAIGWV from the coding sequence ATGAGAAGATTTCATTCATACGGACCCGTTGACTGTGAAGAACATTTCTGCATTCAGCGAAAAGAACTTATTGACAGGTGCTTTAAACAATTAATCGGCAACCCTGAAAAAGGCGGCCACTACTTCACAATCTGGTCACCCCGCCAGTGCGGTAAAACCTGGCTCATGCGCCAGGTAAAAAAAGAAATAGAAAAGCAGTACCCTGAAAAATTCATTATTGGCATGATGTCCATGCAGGGATTAATCATGAAAAATGATGATCCTGATGATGTTTTTTTCCGCCATGTTCCAAAACTTTTCAGGGAAAGCTTCAGCCTTGAACCTGTTAAGCCTCAAATATGGGAAGACTGGACAGATTTGTTTTCCATTGAAAAAGGGCTGTTTGCCAAACCTGTAATCCTGTTCATAGATGAATTTGACAGCCTGCCCCCAAGTATCATTGATCAACTGGTAACACTTTTCAGGGACATGTATCTGAAACAAGAAAGTTTCAACATTCACGGACTCGCGCTTATAGGTGTCCGTGCAGTCCTGGGAGTTGACAGCCTGCGCGGCTCCCTTTTCAACATCCAGCGCTCCCTGCATGTGCCGAACTTCACCAGGGAAGAAACAGAAGATTTGTTTAACCAGTACCAGGAAGAAAGCGGGCAGAAGATAAAATCAGAAGTAGTAAAAACCGTATATGATTCCACCAGGGGACAGCCGGGCCTTGTGTGCTGGTTTGGCGAGCTTTTAACAGAAACATACAATCCCGGCACAGACAAAATTATTAACATGCCTGTATGGGAAAATGTTTATGCAGCAGCGCTTCATAAAGAATGGAACAACACGGTTTTAAATCTCATAAAAAAAGCACAGGGACAATATGCAGATTATGTGCTTGAACTTTTCACCAAATCAGACCTGCCTTTCAGCATCCGTGCAGAATGGTGCAGCTATCTGTATTTAAACGGGATTATTGACAGCATGGAATCAGGGGACTCATCAGGCAGCAGGACTTATGTATGCCGGTTTTCATCTCCTTTTGTCCAGACCTGCCTTTACGAAGCCTTTACAATGGATTTTGCAGGAGACCGCCTGCCTATTCTTGCCCTTGATCCCTTAGATACTCTTTCAGATGTATTTGAACCTCCTGGACTCAATATCCCGGCACTGCTGGAAAGATACAAAGCATATTTAAAACGCCTGAAAGCAAAAGGCATAAACCCCTGGAAAGATCAGCCAAGACGCAGCGATCTGCATTATACTGAATATGTGGGGCATTTTCATTTATATTTCTGGCTCAGGCAGGCAATTGAAGACCTCTGCATTATCAGCCCGGAATTTCCCACAGGAAACGGACGTGTTGATCTGCATCTAAAATGCAATGGAAAAAAAGGCATAATTGAAGTAAAAAGCTTCCAGAAGCAGTCAAAGCTGGAAAGAGCAAAAGAGCAGGCAGTAAAATACGCTGAAAAACTAAATATTTCAGCCATAACCTTAGCCGTATTCGTACCGGTAGAAGATGAAGAAATTCTGCAACAACTCTCAAGCTCCCGGACTATTAAAGGAATAAAGCTGAACGTAACAGCCATAGGCTGGGTATAA
- a CDS encoding AAA-like domain-containing protein, which produces MRRFHSYGPVDCEEHFCIQRKELIDRCFKQLIGNPEKGGHYFTIWSPRQCGKTWLMRQVKKEIEKQYPEKFIIGMMSMQGVILEDRDSENEILSWFPGLFRDSVKIQPDPPGDWKAWTKFFHKKEGLFKKPLVLFIDEFDSLPSTMIDRLVTLFRDMYLKREDYNIHGLALIGVRAVLGVDSLSGSPFNIQRSLHVPNFTTEEVEDLFNQYQTESRQEIDPEVVKTVYDSTRGQPGLVCWFGELLTETYNPGADRIINMSVWEDVYRSALYKEWNNTVLNLVKKAKGEYQSNITELFTRSDLPFSIDSDWCAFAYLNGIIDSETVVNSLGIKTEICRFSSPFIQMRLYNALTMDLIGERLPILALDPLDTLSDVFEPPELNIPALLERYKSYLKRLKAKGINPWKDQPRRSDLHYTEYVGHFHLYFWLRQAIEDICIISPEFPTGNGRVDLHLKCDGKQGIIEVKSFQKQSKLERAKEQAVSYARKLNLKSITIAVFVPVEDEEILEKLSSSQTIEGIKLDVSAIGWV; this is translated from the coding sequence ATGAGAAGATTTCATTCATACGGACCCGTTGACTGTGAAGAACATTTCTGCATTCAGCGAAAAGAACTTATTGACAGGTGCTTTAAACAATTAATCGGCAACCCTGAAAAAGGCGGCCACTACTTCACAATCTGGTCACCCCGCCAGTGCGGTAAAACCTGGCTCATGCGCCAGGTAAAAAAAGAAATAGAAAAGCAGTACCCTGAAAAATTCATTATTGGCATGATGTCCATGCAGGGCGTGATTTTAGAAGACAGGGACTCTGAAAATGAAATCCTGTCATGGTTTCCAGGACTTTTCAGGGATTCGGTCAAAATCCAGCCTGATCCCCCTGGGGATTGGAAAGCATGGACAAAATTCTTTCATAAAAAAGAAGGATTATTCAAAAAGCCCCTTGTATTGTTCATAGATGAATTTGACAGCCTGCCCTCAACAATGATTGACAGGCTGGTAACATTGTTCAGGGACATGTATTTAAAACGTGAAGATTATAATATTCACGGCCTTGCATTAATAGGTGTCCGTGCAGTTCTGGGGGTTGACAGCCTGAGCGGCTCCCCTTTCAACATCCAGCGCTCCCTGCATGTGCCGAACTTCACAACAGAAGAAGTAGAAGATCTGTTTAACCAGTATCAAACAGAAAGCAGGCAGGAAATTGACCCCGAAGTTGTAAAAACCGTGTATGATTCCACAAGAGGGCAGCCCGGTCTTGTGTGCTGGTTCGGCGAGCTTTTAACAGAAACATACAACCCTGGAGCAGACAGGATTATTAACATGTCTGTATGGGAAGATGTTTACAGATCCGCTTTATACAAGGAATGGAACAACACTGTGTTAAATCTTGTAAAAAAAGCAAAAGGAGAATATCAAAGCAATATTACAGAGCTTTTCACCAGATCAGACCTGCCTTTCAGCATTGATTCTGACTGGTGCGCATTTGCTTATCTTAACGGTATTATTGATTCAGAAACAGTGGTTAATTCCCTGGGCATCAAAACAGAAATCTGCCGGTTTTCAAGCCCCTTTATCCAAATGCGCCTTTATAATGCCCTGACAATGGATTTAATAGGCGAGCGCTTGCCCATCCTTGCCCTGGATCCTTTGGATACGCTGTCAGACGTGTTTGAACCTCCTGAACTCAATATCCCGGCCCTTCTGGAAAGATACAAGTCATATTTAAAACGTCTCAAGGCTAAAGGCATAAACCCCTGGAAAGACCAGCCAAGACGCAGCGATCTGCATTATACTGAATACGTAGGTCATTTTCACCTTTATTTCTGGCTCAGACAGGCAATTGAAGACATCTGTATTATCAGCCCGGAATTTCCCACAGGCAACGGCCGTGTTGATTTGCATTTAAAATGTGATGGGAAACAAGGCATAATTGAAGTAAAAAGCTTTCAGAAACAATCCAAACTGGAAAGAGCAAAAGAGCAGGCAGTCAGCTACGCCAGAAAACTCAATTTGAAAAGCATAACCATTGCCGTATTCGTGCCGGTAGAAGATGAAGAAATCCTGGAAAAACTTTCAAGTTCCCAGACCATTGAAGGAATAAAACTGGATGTATCAGCAATAGGCTGGGTTTGA
- a CDS encoding AAA-like domain-containing protein: protein MRKFHSYGPVDCRHHFCVKRNNLIQQCFNQLIGIPDEGGHYFTIWSPRQCGKTWLMRQVKKEIEKQYPEKFIVGMMSMQGVIMEKDDPDEVLFRQLPRIVRDAFKIEPSVPKTWDDWIELFSIEKGLFSKPVILFIDEFDSLPPRIIDQLVTLFRDMYLKRESFNIHGLALIGVRAVLGVDSLRGSPFNIQRSLHVPNFTTEEVEDLFNQYQTESGQEIDPEVVKTVYDSTKGQPGLVCWFGELLTETYNPGADRIINMSVWEDVYRSALYKEWNNTVLNLVKKAKGEYQSNITELFTRSDLPFSIDSDWCAFAYLNGIIDSETVINSLGIKTEICRFSSPFIQMRLYNALTMDLIGERLPILALDPLDTLSDVFEPPELNIPALLERYKSYLKRLKAKGINPWKDQPRRSDLHYTEYVGHFHLYFWLRQAIEDICIISPEFPTGNGRVDLHLKCDGKQGIIEVKSFQKQSKLERAKEQAVSYARKLNLKSITIAVFVPVKDEEILEKLSSSQTIEGIKLDVSAIGWV from the coding sequence ATGAGAAAATTTCATTCATATGGACCCGTAGATTGCAGACATCATTTCTGCGTAAAACGCAATAATCTGATCCAACAATGCTTTAACCAATTAATCGGAATTCCAGATGAAGGCGGCCACTACTTCACAATCTGGTCACCCCGCCAGTGCGGCAAAACCTGGCTCATGCGCCAGGTAAAAAAAGAGATTGAAAAGCAGTACCCTGAAAAATTTATTGTGGGCATGATGTCAATGCAGGGTGTTATAATGGAAAAAGACGATCCTGATGAAGTCCTTTTCAGACAACTGCCCCGTATTGTAAGAGATGCCTTTAAAATTGAACCTTCTGTTCCAAAAACATGGGACGACTGGATTGAATTGTTTTCCATTGAAAAAGGGCTGTTCAGCAAACCCGTAATCCTGTTCATAGACGAATTTGACAGCCTGCCCCCAAGAATCATTGATCAACTGGTAACACTGTTCAGGGACATGTATCTGAAACGTGAAAGCTTTAATATTCACGGACTCGCACTTATAGGAGTGAGGGCAGTCCTCGGAGTTGACAGCCTGCGCGGCTCCCCTTTCAACATCCAGCGCTCCCTGCATGTGCCGAACTTCACAACAGAAGAAGTAGAAGACCTGTTTAACCAGTATCAAACAGAAAGCGGGCAGGAAATTGACCCCGAAGTTGTAAAAACCGTGTATGATTCCACAAAAGGACAGCCCGGTCTTGTGTGCTGGTTCGGCGAGCTTTTAACTGAAACATACAACCCTGGAGCAGACAGGATTATTAACATGTCTGTATGGGAAGATGTTTACAGATCCGCTTTATACAAGGAATGGAACAACACTGTGTTAAATCTTGTAAAAAAAGCAAAAGGAGAATATCAAAGCAATATTACAGAGCTTTTCACCAGATCAGACCTGCCTTTCAGCATTGATTCTGACTGGTGTGCATTTGCTTATCTTAACGGTATTATTGATTCAGAAACAGTGATTAATTCCCTGGGCATCAAAACAGAAATCTGCCGGTTTTCCAGCCCCTTTATCCAAATGCGCCTTTATAATGCCCTGACAATGGATTTAATAGGCGAGCGCCTGCCCATCCTTGCCCTGGATCCTTTGGATACGCTGTCAGACGTGTTTGAACCTCCTGAACTCAATATCCCGGCCCTTCTGGAAAGATACAAGTCATATTTAAAACGTCTCAAGGCTAAAGGCATAAACCCCTGGAAAGACCAGCCAAGACGCAGCGATCTGCATTATACTGAATACGTAGGTCATTTTCACCTTTATTTCTGGCTCAGACAGGCAATTGAAGACATCTGTATTATCAGCCCGGAATTTCCCACAGGCAACGGCCGTGTTGATCTGCATTTAAAATGTGATGGGAAACAAGGCATAATTGAAGTAAAAAGCTTTCAGAAACAATCCAAACTGGAAAGAGCAAAAGAGCAGGCAGTCAGCTACGCCAGAAAACTCAATTTGAAAAGCATAACCATTGCCGTATTCGTGCCGGTAAAAGATGAAGAAATCCTGGAAAAACTTTCAAGTTCCCAGACCATTGAAGGAATAAAACTGGATGTATCAGCAATAGGCTGGGTTTGA
- a CDS encoding ATP-binding protein — protein sequence MRRFHSYGPVDCEEHFCIQRKELIDRCFKQLIGNPEKGGHYFTIWSPRQCGKTWLMRQVKKEIEKQYPDKFIIGMMSMQGVILEDRDSENEILSWFPGLFRDSVKIQPDPPGDWKAWTKFFHKKEGLFKKPLVLFIDEFDSLPSKMIDRLVTLFRDMYLKREDYNIHGLALIGVRAVLGVDSLSGSPFNIQRSLHVPNFTTEEVEDLFNQYQTESGQEIDPEVVKIVYDSTKGQPGLVCWFGELLTETYNPGADRIINMSVWEDVYRSALYKEWNNTVLNLVKKAKGEYQSNITELFTRSDLPFSIDSDWCAFAYLNGIIDSETVVNSLGIKTEICRFSSPFIQMRLYNALTMDLIGERLPILALEPLDTLSDVFEPPELNIPALLERYKSYLKRLKAKGINPWKDQPRRSDLHYTEYVGHFHLYFWLQNAVGRLCSVSPEFPTGNGRVDLHLRCKDRQGIIEVKSFKDQSELEYSRKQALKYAQNLELSAITLAVFVPVEDEEILAKLSSSQNIEGVKLDVSAIGWV from the coding sequence ATGAGAAGATTTCATTCATACGGACCCGTTGACTGTGAAGAACATTTCTGCATTCAGCGAAAAGAACTTATTGACAGGTGCTTTAAACAATTAATCGGGAACCCAGAAAAAGGCGGCCACTACTTCACAATCTGGTCACCCCGCCAGTGCGGCAAGACCTGGCTCATGCGCCAGGTAAAAAAAGAAATAGAAAAGCAGTACCCCGATAAATTCATTATCGGCATGATGTCCATGCAGGGCGTGATTTTAGAAGACAGGGACTCTGAAAATGAAATCCTGTCATGGTTTCCAGGACTTTTCAGGGATTCGGTCAAAATTCAGCCTGATCCCCCTGGGGATTGGAAAGCATGGACAAAATTCTTTCATAAAAAAGAAGGATTATTCAAAAAGCCCCTTGTATTGTTCATAGATGAATTTGACAGCCTGCCCTCAAAAATGATTGACAGGCTGGTAACATTGTTCAGGGACATGTATTTAAAACGTGAAGATTATAATATTCACGGCCTTGCATTAATAGGTGTCCGTGCAGTCCTCGGAGTTGACAGCCTGAGTGGCTCCCCTTTCAACATCCAGCGCTCCCTGCATGTGCCGAACTTCACAACAGAAGAAGTCGAAGACCTGTTTAACCAGTATCAAACAGAAAGCGGGCAGGAAATTGACCCCGAAGTTGTAAAAATCGTGTATGATTCCACAAAAGGACAGCCCGGGCTTGTGTGCTGGTTTGGCGAGCTTTTAACAGAAACATACAACCCTGGAGCAGACAGGATTATTAACATGTCTGTATGGGAAGATGTTTACAGATCCGCTTTATACAAGGAATGGAACAACACTGTGTTAAATCTTGTAAAAAAAGCAAAAGGAGAATATCAAAGCAATATTACAGAGCTTTTCACCAGATCAGACCTGCCTTTCAGCATTGATTCTGACTGGTGCGCATTTGCTTATCTTAACGGTATTATTGATTCAGAAACAGTGGTTAATTCTCTGGGCATCAAAACAGAAATCTGCCGATTTTCCAGCCCCTTTATCCAAATGCGCCTTTATAATGCCCTGACAATGGATTTAATAGGCGAGCGCTTGCCCATCCTTGCCCTTGAACCTTTAGATACACTTTCAGACGTGTTTGAACCTCCTGAACTCAATATCCCGGCCCTTCTGGAGAGATACAAGTCATATTTAAAACGCCTCAAGGCAAAAGGCATAAACCCCTGGAAAGATCAGCCAAGACGAAGCGATCTGCATTATACCGAATATGTGGGTCATTTTCATCTTTATTTCTGGCTGCAAAATGCAGTTGGAAGGCTTTGCAGTGTCAGCCCGGAATTTCCCACAGGAAACGGCAGGGTTGATCTGCATCTGAGATGTAAAGACAGACAGGGAATCATTGAAGTTAAAAGCTTTAAAGATCAATCTGAACTTGAATATTCAAGAAAACAGGCTTTAAAATACGCCCAAAACCTGGAACTTTCAGCAATAACCCTTGCCGTATTTGTACCGGTAGAAGATGAAGAAATCCTGGCAAAACTTTCAAGTTCCCAGAACATTGAAGGCGTAAAACTGGATGTATCGGCAATAGGCTGGGTTTGA
- a CDS encoding AAA-like domain-containing protein, whose protein sequence is MRKFHSYGPVDCRHHFCVKRNNLIQKCFNQLIGIPDEGGHYFTIWSPRQCGKTWLMRQVKKEIEKQYPEKFVIGMMSMQGIVLEKDDPPEAFLLRVPLLMSRFFKVNIEIPASWEEFGKIFSKQMNLFKKPLIIFIDEFDKLPPIVIDRCVSMFRDIYLDKDNFYIHGLALIGVRAVLGVDSLRGSPFNIQRSLHVPNFTIEEVEDLFNQYQTESGQKIESEVVKTVYDSTKGQPGLVCWFGELLTETYNPGADRIINMSAWENVYAAALHKEWNNTVLNLIKKAQGQYADYVLELFTKSDLSFSIRAEWCSYLYLNGIIDSLESGEPSGSRTYVCRFSSPFVQTCLYEAFTMDFAGDRLPILALDPLDTLSDVFEPPELNIPALLERYKSYLKRLKAKSINPWKDQPRRSDLHYTEYVGHFHLYFWLQNAVGRLCSVSPEFPTGNGRVDLHLRCKDRQGIIEVKSFKDQSELEYSRKQALKYAQNLELSAITLAVFVPVEDEEILEKLSSSQIIEGVKLDVSAIGWV, encoded by the coding sequence ATGAGAAAATTTCATTCATATGGACCCGTAGATTGCAGACATCATTTCTGCGTAAAACGCAATAATCTGATCCAAAAATGCTTTAACCAATTAATCGGAATTCCAGATGAAGGCGGCCACTACTTCACAATCTGGTCACCCCGGCAGTGCGGCAAAACCTGGCTCATGCGCCAGGTAAAAAAGGAAATAGAAAAGCAGTACCCTGAAAAATTTGTTATTGGCATGATGTCAATGCAGGGCATTGTTTTAGAAAAAGATGATCCGCCTGAAGCCTTTCTCCTGCGAGTGCCTTTATTGATGAGCCGTTTTTTTAAAGTCAATATTGAAATTCCAGCCTCATGGGAGGAATTTGGAAAGATATTTTCAAAACAGATGAATCTATTTAAAAAGCCTTTGATCATTTTTATAGATGAATTTGACAAACTTCCTCCAATAGTAATTGACCGGTGCGTCAGCATGTTCAGGGACATTTACTTAGATAAGGATAATTTTTATATTCACGGCCTTGCATTAATAGGAGTCCGTGCAGTTCTGGGAGTTGACAGCCTGCGAGGCTCACCTTTCAATATCCAGCGCTCCCTGCATGTGCCGAACTTCACGATAGAAGAAGTAGAAGACCTGTTTAACCAGTATCAAACAGAAAGCGGGCAGAAAATAGAATCAGAAGTAGTAAAAACCGTGTATGATTCCACAAAAGGACAGCCGGGCCTTGTGTGCTGGTTTGGCGAGCTTTTAACAGAAACATATAACCCGGGAGCAGACAGGATTATTAACATGTCTGCCTGGGAAAATGTTTATGCAGCAGCCCTTCATAAAGAATGGAACAACACGGTTTTAAATCTCATAAAAAAGGCACAGGGACAATATGCAGATTATGTGCTTGAACTTTTCACTAAATCAGACCTGTCTTTCAGCATCCGTGCTGAATGGTGCAGCTATCTGTATTTAAACGGCATTATTGACAGTCTTGAATCTGGAGAACCATCAGGCAGCAGGACTTATGTATGCCGGTTTTCATCTCCTTTTGTCCAGACCTGCCTTTACGAAGCCTTTACAATGGATTTTGCAGGAGACCGCCTGCCCATCCTTGCCCTGGATCCTTTGGATACGCTGTCTGACGTGTTTGAACCTCCTGAACTCAATATCCCGGCCCTTTTGGAAAGATACAAGTCATATCTAAAACGCCTCAAGGCAAAAAGTATAAACCCCTGGAAAGATCAGCCAAGACGCAGTGATCTGCATTATACTGAATATGTGGGTCATTTTCATCTTTATTTCTGGCTGCAAAATGCAGTTGGAAGGCTTTGCAGCGTCAGCCCGGAATTTCCCACAGGAAACGGCAGGGTTGATCTGCATCTGAGATGTAAAGACAGACAGGGAATCATTGAAGTTAAAAGCTTTAAAGATCAATCTGAACTTGAATATTCAAGAAAACAGGCTTTAAAATACGCCCAAAACCTGGAACTTTCAGCAATAACCCTTGCCGTATTTGTACCGGTAGAAGATGAAGAAATCCTGGAAAAACTTTCAAGTTCCCAGATCATAGAAGGCGTAAAACTGGATGTATCGGCAATAGGCTGGGTTTGA